The Gammaproteobacteria bacterium sequence TGCGGTTGAGCAGTTTCCTAAGCTTGAAGGTCGCCAAATGGTGATGATCATGGCGCCCCGTGCCAGTTAATTAACGGTTTCGGGATCAAAACGAATTTTGTGTTGCTGGTTGAGAGTTTGACCGGCAATCAAATAAAAAAGAACAGACTATTAATGGTCTGATTAAGAAGCGAACGTAGTCGACCGCTTATTCGGTCAATGACGTTACACCTTCAACCGTTGGCTGATACAGCAACTGGGAAAAGGTCATAACAGTGGTAACGCCTCAATAATAGAGGCAGGAGATAAACCATGCCAAAAATGAAAAGCAATAGTGGTGCAGCCAAACGCTTTAAGCGTACCGGCAAAGGCGGCTTTAAACGTCGTCAGTCGCACCTTCGACACATTCTTACCAAGAAAAGCTCCAAGCGTAAACGCCAGCTCGGTCTTACTCAGCAAGTTGCTGAGTGTGACAAAAAGTCGGTTACACGCATGTTGCCTTACTCATAATTAAAGGAGCAGAATCATGGC is a genomic window containing:
- the rpmI gene encoding 50S ribosomal protein L35, which gives rise to MPKMKSNSGAAKRFKRTGKGGFKRRQSHLRHILTKKSSKRKRQLGLTQQVAECDKKSVTRMLPYS